TGACCCGACGCTCGCTAAGCAGGCTGACCGTGGCCGGCACCAGGCATTCCAGCTCACGCACCAGCCCGTCGCCGCCCCTCGCGGCACCGTTTCCACCCGAGCCCCGCCGCACGCGGTACTCTGTGACGCGCATCGGATAGTACGCCTCGAGCGCCTCGATCGGCGTGTTAAGCGTGTTGGTCATATGGGTATGGAGGCCGGCCGCGCCTGGATGGCCGGGCGCCGCGCCGGCGCCGCCCGCGATCGTTTCGTAGTACGAGAAGTGCCGCTGGCGCATCGTGTCGTAGCCCCCGATCGTCAGGTTCGACATCGAGCCTGAGCTGGCGGCCGGGATCCGGTCCGGGGCGGCCTCGGCCAGCGCGCGCATCAGCACGTCCACGATGCGCTGCGAGGTTTCGACGTTGCCGCCGGCGACCGCGGCCGGCGGCAGCGCGTTGACCACCGAGCCGGGCGGCGCGATCACCCCAATCGGCCGCATCAGCCCTTCGTTCGCCGGCACCGCCTCGGCCGCCAGGCACTTCATCACATAAAAGGTCGCCGAGAGCGTGATCGCGTAGTTGGCGTTGACCGAGCCGCGTACCTGCGGCGCGGAGCCGCTGAAATCGACAATCGCGCGCCCCGCGCCGATTCGGATCGCGACCCGCAGCGCAATCGGCCCGCTGCCGACGCCGTCGTCGTCGAGGTAATCCACCGCGCGGTACACGCCCGGGCGCAGCCGACGCAGCGTCGTGCGCATCAGGCGGTCGGCGTAATCCTTCAGCGCCGCCATCGCGGAAGTCACCCGCGCCCGCCCGTTCGCCTGCACCAGCGCGCGCAGACGTTCCGAGCCGACGTTGAGCGCCGCGATCTGCGCGCGCAGGTCGCCCTCGCGTTCCTCGCGCACCCGCGTGTTGGCGAAGAACAGCTCGAAGACGTCGCGCACCGGCTTGCCGGCGCGCATCAGATGGACCGGCGGTAGGCGGAAGCCTTCCTGGTAGATTTCCGTGGAAAGCGCCATCGATCCCGGCGCCATCCCGCCGATGTCCGCGTGGTGGGCACGGTTGGCGGCGAACGCGAACGGGCGGCGTTGGTCGCCGAGGAAGATCGGCATCACAAGCGTGAGGTCGGGCAGATGGGTGCCGCCAGCGAACGGATCGTTGACCGCGGCGACGTCGCCCGGGCCGAGTTCGAGCCGCTCGATCGCCGCGCGCACCGATAGCGGCGTCGAGCCGAGATGGACCGGAATATGGGCGGCCTGCGCGACCAGCTCGCCGCGCGCGTCGAACAGCGCGCACGAGAAATCGCGCCGCTCCTTGATGTTGGGCGAAAAGCCGGTCAGCCCCAGCACCACGCCCATCTCCTCGGCGATCGCCGCAAGGCGGTTGTTCATCACCGCGAGCGCAACCGGATCCAGCCTCATCGCGCGGCCTCCAGGTGCAGGTTGCCGAAGCCGTCCACCCGGAGCGTGAACTCGGGCGCGACGTAGGCGGTGGCGCTGAGCTCGACGATGATCGCGGGTCCGCGGATGCGCGCGCCGGCGCCGAGCGCGTCGCGCGCATAGATCGGCACGCGGCGAGCGCGCTCGCCAACCAGCGTCTGCGCGCGCGAGAGCGGCTGCGGGCGCCCGCCCGTGCGCGGCAGGCGCGCCGGTGCGGCGGCGATGCCCGAGACACTCGCCCGCAGGCGCAGGTTAACAACCTCGACCGGCGCTTTGGGGGCGGCGTGGCCGAAGGTCCGCCGATGAGCCGCGTGGAAGTCGGCGGCAAAACGCGGCGTCAGCGCGACTTCGATCTCGTATGACTGTCCGCGATAACGGACGTCGGCAAACAGTTCGTTATGAATCCCGGACGGGTGCGCGCCCTCGGCGGCAAGCTCGCGCCGCGCGCGCGCAAGTATCGGCGCCGCCCGCCGCACCATCGCGCGGTAATCGGGATCGGTCGCGCGCACGGTGAGCGAGTATTCGCGCCCCAGAGGCGCCTGCAACGCGCCCCAGGCGCAGAGCAGCCCCGGATTGCGCGGCAGCACGACATGGCGGATCCCCAGGTCGAGCGCGAGTTCACAGGCGTGCATCGGGCCCGCCCCGCCGAAGGCCATCAGCGCGAAGTCGCGCGGGTCAAAGCCGCGCTCGACCGTGATGACGCGCACGGCGCGCTCCATGTTGGCATTGACCACCCTGATCACACCGCGCGCGGCGCCCAGCGCGTCGGTGCGCATCGCGCGCCCCAGCGCCGCCATCGCGCGCTCCGCGCGCTCGGGATAAAGGCGCATCGCGCCTGCGAGGAAATGCTCGGGCACCAGCCGACCCGCGACCAGGTTAGCGTCGGTGACGGTGGGTTGATCGCCGCGCCCGTAGCACGCAGGCCCCGGGTCGGCGCCCGCGCTCTCGGGGCCGACCCGCAGCGAGCCGCCCGCGTCGAGCGACGCCAGCGAACCGCCGCCCGCGCCGACCGTGTGGATGTCTATGACCGGCGTGCGGACGGCGTAACCGCCCGGATAGCTGAGCGTGCGGACGGCGGCGCGGCGGTCGAACAGCGCCACGTCGGTCGAGGTTCCGCCCATGTCGAAGGTGATGAAGCGATCGACGCCGATCGCCCGCACCAGCGCGGCGGCGCCGACCACGCCGGCGGCGGGGCCGGAGAGGATCGTGCGCACGGGCTCGTGACGCGCGAGCGGCGCGCCGATCGCGCCGCCGTTGGACTGCATCACGCGCAGCCGCGTCCCCGAAAGCTCGCGCTCCAAGCTCCCGACGTGCGCCGCCATCCGCGGCGCAACGTACGCGTTGACCACCGTGGTCGAGAGCCGCTCAAACTCGCGATACTCGGCGAGGATGCGATGGGAGACCGAGAGCGGCAGCCGCAGGGGAGCGAGCGCGCGCGCCAGCGCCTGCTCGCTTTCGGGATTGGCGTAAGAGTGAAGCAGGCAGACGGCCACGGATTCGGCTTTGGCGCGCGCGGCGACGCGGCGAACGCGCGCGAGTTCAGCGCGGGTCAGAGGCAGCGCAATCCGGCCGTCGAAGTGGGTACGCTCGGCGACGCCCACGCGCATCGCGCGCGGCACCAGCGGCTCGGCGCGCCCGGGCGCGAGCGCATAAAGTTCATTGCGATTCTGGCGGCCGATCTCGATCAGGTCCTCAAAGCGGGCGTTGGTGAGCAGGAGCACGCGCGCGCCCTTGTGCTCGAGCAGCGCGTTGGTTGCCACGGTCGAACTATAGATCACGAGTTCAGGCGCCGCGCTTTCATCGAGATTCTTAAGCATCGCTTTAAGTCCCGCGATCACCGCGCGCGCGGGATCGTCAGGCGTCGAAAGCACCTTGTGGATGGCAAGACGTCCGTCGCCTGCCAATGCGACCAGGTCGGTAAACGTGCCGCCGGTGTCGATGCCGACGATAATCGGGCCGGTTTGGGCTGGCCGACGCAGGCCTCTCCTGCTCCGCGCGACCATCAGGGTTTCAGCAGCACCTTGAAGTTCGGCCCGCTGCCCGCCGCTGAAAACGCCGCGAGGCCGTCCTCCAGCGGATAGAGCGCCGAGGCCAGCGAGCGCGGGTCGAGCTTGCCGGCGGCGAGCGCGTCGAGCGCGGGCGCGAACCGCCCGCACCGCGATCCGATGATCGTTACTTCGTTCACGACCGCGCGGGCCAAGTTGAGCGTCGAGCCCGCCGCCGCGGTGCTCTTGAGGATAAGCTTGCCGCGCGGGCGGACCAGCTCGAGCGCGCGGTTGAGTCCGGCGCTGTGCCCGGTGCAATCGAGGACGACGTCGAAGCCTGGCTTCAGCTCGTCTTCAAGTTTAACTTCAAGTCCGAGTTCGGCCAGCCGGTCGAGCTTGGCGCGATGACGCCCGCCGACCGCGACGGCGTAGCCTTCGGCGCGCAGGACCAGCGCGGCGAGAGCGCCTAGCCGTCCGTCGCCGAGGATCGCGATCGGTTCGTCGCGCCTCAGGGGGGCCTGCTCGAAGATCTCATAGACTGCGGCGATCGGTTCCACGAAGACCGCGGCTTCGTCGGGGACAGAGTCGGGCACCGGCACCAGGTTTTCGTCAGGCAGGCGCAGATAGTCGGCGAACGCGCCATCGCGCCCGAGGATCCCCAGCACGGTACGGTTGGGGCAATGGCGGCCGAGCCCGGCGATGCAGCTCGCGCATTGCCCGCATGCTGCGTTGATCTCGCCGACGACGCGCCGGCCGCCGAGCGCCGCGCTGCGGGCTTCGACGATCTCGCCTACGAACTCGTGGCCGAGGACGCCGCGATATTTCATGTAGCCGCGCGCGAGTTCGAGGTCGGTGCCGCAGATTCCGGCGAGCCGCACCCGCACGATGCTCTCGCCCGGCGCGGGCGTCGGCTCGGGATAGTCCTTGCGCAGGCTGAGTTGGCGGTCGATGAGCAGTGCGCGCATGTCGGGCGGGGCCATTGAAACAAAAAAGCCGCGGGGCGCGCTACCCCACGGCCTGTTCGCGAAAGTCGCTTGCCGTCGCGCCTACTTGGCGCTGGTGCTCTTGTCGCCGGCGCCGGAGGACGCGCTCTTCTCGCCGCCTTTGTCCGCCGAACCGCCGTCCGAAGACGACGCGGTCGCCGAGCCGTTGGCGGAAGCGCTGTCGCTTTTGGACTCGCCGCCCGACTTGCCCGAGCGCCCGTAGTCAGTCGCGTACCATCCGCTGCCCTTCAGGATGAACGACGTGCGCGAGAGCATCCGCTCGACCTTGCTCTTGCACGTTGGGCAGCGCTTGAGCGGTGGTTCGGTGATCCGTTGGGTGGTCTCAAAATTGCCGCAGCGCGGACAACTGTACTCGTAGATCGGCATAGCTTTTGCGCGGAGGCTTCGCCTTTTAGGTAATCACGCCACGGCAGCTTGTCAACGTGTCTTGCCCGCTTCCAGGGCCATCGCGTGGAGTCTAGCGGCCAGCGTCGGTGGATCGCTCGCCTTGATTCTCAACGACTTTTGCCGCGCCGAAGCTCCCGCCACGAGCTCGACGGCTGCGCGCGCCACCCCAGCCATCCGGGAAACTATCTCGATCAGCTCGGTGTTAGCCTTGCCGCGTTCGGGTGGCGATTTCAGTCCGACGACGGGACCGCGTGGATCGATCCGCAGGATGCCGGCGCGCGGCGCGCCCGGCCGCGCGAGCACGGTTACGGCGACCGAGTCGCGGCCGACCCTGATCCATGCCGGCGATGCGGAATATTCTGGCTTACGCAAAGCCGTAAATCAGTACGTAGCCCAGGTTGGGGAGCAGCCAGAGTTGTATGAACTCGATGACGAAGATGACGACCAGCGGCGACAGGTCGATTCCACCGAAGAGCACCGGCAGGTGCTCGCGCACCCAGTCGAAGACCGGCTCGGTAAGACCATAGATCGCGCGCACCAGGGGATTGTACGGATCGGGCGAGAACCAGCTCAGCAATGCTGAGATGATTACGACCCAGAAATACAGCCCCAACAGCGGCGAGATCAGATTGAAGAGGAAAAAGTTTACCAGCCCTGCCCAGCCGTACACTTGTTCGACCGATCTGCGGCGCCGCGCCTAGCTGATACGCCCGAGTTCGCGTGAGCGCGCGGCCGCGGCATGTACCGCATCTGCCACGATAGCAGAAAAGCCCGCCCCGTCCAGTCGCTTCAGCGCCGCCTCGGTAGTGCCGCCGGGCGAAGCGACGATCCGGATAAGCTCGGCCGCCGACAGCGGCGAGCGGCGCATGTTCTCCTCGGCGCCGCGAACGGTCTTGAGCGCCATCCGCAGCGCCAGCTCGGCCGGCAGGCCCTCGGCGGCGGCGGCGTCGGTCAACGCCTTGACGAAGAGATAGACGTAGGCCGGACCGCTTCCGGAGAGCGCCGTCACCGTGTCGAGCAAAGCCTCGTCCTTCAGCGCCACGGCGTCGCCGACGGCACGGAATATCCTGAGCGCGAAGACTTCGTCGGCGCGCGTCGCATGGCGTCCGCGAACCAGCGCCGCCATCCCCTGGCCCACCATCGCGGGCGCGTTCGGCATCACCCGAATCACCCGCGCTCGCGCGCCGAGCGCGCCCTCCAGCCGTGCCAGCGTCACTCCGGCCGCGATCGAGATAAACAGCTTGCCGGCGGCTGCGCGCTTAGGTCCGCCTCGCGTCTCATTTGAGGAGGCCGTTTGGGCGCTTGCCAGCTCACGCAGAACCTCGTCGATGGTCTGCGGCTTAACGGCCAACAAGACCGCACGCGCCGCGCTGAGAACCGCCAGGTTGTCCGTGGTCGTCTCGACCCTGAGCGCAGTCTTGAACCTGCGGCGGCGCCCGGCGTCAACGTCGGAGGCGACCAGCTCGGCCGGTTTGAAGACCTTGTTGGCGATAAGGCCGCGCGCCAGCGCCTCGGCCATGTTGCCCGCGCCGATAAAGCCCAGCCGCTTCATCGCCCGCGCTCGCCGAAAACCGCGCGCCCGATGCGTACGATCGTCGCGCCCTCTTCGATCGCGACTTCGAAATCGTCGGTCATTCCCATGGACAGCTCGCTTAGCGCAAGCCCGGTGCGCGCCGCAAGACGATCGCGCGTCGCGCGCAGCGCGGCGAAGTACCGGCGCGCGCCTTCGGCGGCGGGCGCCGGCGGCGGAATCGTCATCAGGCCCACAACCTCGACGCTCTCGCGCACTGCCAGCAGCAGGGGCTCGACCGCGTCGGCGGCGACGCCGCGCTTGGTCGCCTCGTCCGCGGCGTTGACCTCGATCAGCACGGGAACTCGCCTCTCGGGGCGCGCGCGCGCCAGCGCCGCCGCCACCCGTGCCGAGTCGAGACTATGGATAAGCGCGAAGCGGCGCGCCGCTTCGCGGGCCTTGTTGGTCTGGAGATGACCGATCAGATGCCATCGAAGGTCGGGCAGGTCGGCGAGCGCGTCCTGCTTGGCGGCGGCTTCCTGCACGTAGTTTTCGCCGACCTCGCGCGCTCCCGCAGCGTAGGCTGCGCGAATCGCCTCTGGCGGTTGGGCCTTGCTGGCAAGCACGATACGAATCGCGCCGGGATCACGGCGGGCGCGGCGCGCCGCGCCGCTTGCGCGATCGCGCACTTCCGCAAGGCGCGCCGCGATTTCGTGCGAAGAAAGCATCTCGATGCGCTCAGGCGCCGGCGCGCGAGCGGCGCGATGTGATTCCATGCCGGGCCAGCGCGGCCAGCACCGCATCCATCGGCAATCCCATCACGTTGTCGCGCGCGCCCTCGACTTCGGCGATAAACCCGCCGCCGGCCCCCTGGATACCGTAGGCCCCCGCCTTGTCCATCGGCTCGCCCGAGCGCACATATGAGTCGATTTCATCCTCGCCAAGCACGCGGAAACGGACGCGGCTGGTCACCGCACGGCTCTCCACAAGTGCGCCGTCGCGCGCGAGCGCGAACGCGGTGACGACCGTATGGACGCGTCCCGAGAGCGTGCGCAGCATCCGGCGCGCGTCGTCGGCGTCACGCGGCTTTTCGAGTATCTCGCCCGCGCACTCGACCACCGTGTCGGCGGCGAGCACGAGCGCACCGGCGTCGACGTCGCGCGAAACCGCCAACGCCTTTTCACCTGCCATCCTCAGCGCGAATTGCTCGGCGCCTTCGCCGACTCTGCGAAC
This is a stretch of genomic DNA from Candidatus Binataceae bacterium. It encodes these proteins:
- the proC gene encoding pyrroline-5-carboxylate reductase produces the protein MKRLGFIGAGNMAEALARGLIANKVFKPAELVASDVDAGRRRRFKTALRVETTTDNLAVLSAARAVLLAVKPQTIDEVLRELASAQTASSNETRGGPKRAAAGKLFISIAAGVTLARLEGALGARARVIRVMPNAPAMVGQGMAALVRGRHATRADEVFALRIFRAVGDAVALKDEALLDTVTALSGSGPAYVYLFVKALTDAAAAEGLPAELALRMALKTVRGAEENMRRSPLSAAELIRIVASPGGTTEAALKRLDGAGFSAIVADAVHAAAARSRELGRIS
- a CDS encoding YggT family protein, encoding MYGWAGLVNFFLFNLISPLLGLYFWVVIISALLSWFSPDPYNPLVRAIYGLTEPVFDWVREHLPVLFGGIDLSPLVVIFVIEFIQLWLLPNLGYVLIYGFA
- a CDS encoding Maf family protein gives rise to the protein MTNRPRLLLASTSPRRRQLLEAAGIDFALAASGLDEVRRVGEGAEQFALRMAGEKALAVSRDVDAGALVLAADTVVECAGEILEKPRDADDARRMLRTLSGRVHTVVTAFALARDGALVESRAVTSRVRFRVLGEDEIDSYVRSGEPMDKAGAYGIQGAGGGFIAEVEGARDNVMGLPMDAVLAALARHGITSRRSRAGA
- a CDS encoding alcohol dehydrogenase catalytic domain-containing protein encodes the protein MAPPDMRALLIDRQLSLRKDYPEPTPAPGESIVRVRLAGICGTDLELARGYMKYRGVLGHEFVGEIVEARSAALGGRRVVGEINAACGQCASCIAGLGRHCPNRTVLGILGRDGAFADYLRLPDENLVPVPDSVPDEAAVFVEPIAAVYEIFEQAPLRRDEPIAILGDGRLGALAALVLRAEGYAVAVGGRHRAKLDRLAELGLEVKLEDELKPGFDVVLDCTGHSAGLNRALELVRPRGKLILKSTAAAGSTLNLARAVVNEVTIIGSRCGRFAPALDALAAGKLDPRSLASALYPLEDGLAAFSAAGSGPNFKVLLKP
- a CDS encoding DUF167 domain-containing protein gives rise to the protein MRKPEYSASPAWIRVGRDSVAVTVLARPGAPRAGILRIDPRGPVVGLKSPPERGKANTELIEIVSRMAGVARAAVELVAGASARQKSLRIKASDPPTLAARLHAMALEAGKTR
- a CDS encoding hydantoinase/oxoprolinase family protein encodes the protein MVARSRRGLRRPAQTGPIIVGIDTGGTFTDLVALAGDGRLAIHKVLSTPDDPARAVIAGLKAMLKNLDESAAPELVIYSSTVATNALLEHKGARVLLLTNARFEDLIEIGRQNRNELYALAPGRAEPLVPRAMRVGVAERTHFDGRIALPLTRAELARVRRVAARAKAESVAVCLLHSYANPESEQALARALAPLRLPLSVSHRILAEYREFERLSTTVVNAYVAPRMAAHVGSLERELSGTRLRVMQSNGGAIGAPLARHEPVRTILSGPAAGVVGAAALVRAIGVDRFITFDMGGTSTDVALFDRRAAVRTLSYPGGYAVRTPVIDIHTVGAGGGSLASLDAGGSLRVGPESAGADPGPACYGRGDQPTVTDANLVAGRLVPEHFLAGAMRLYPERAERAMAALGRAMRTDALGAARGVIRVVNANMERAVRVITVERGFDPRDFALMAFGGAGPMHACELALDLGIRHVVLPRNPGLLCAWGALQAPLGREYSLTVRATDPDYRAMVRRAAPILARARRELAAEGAHPSGIHNELFADVRYRGQSYEIEVALTPRFAADFHAAHRRTFGHAAPKAPVEVVNLRLRASVSGIAAAPARLPRTGGRPQPLSRAQTLVGERARRVPIYARDALGAGARIRGPAIIVELSATAYVAPEFTLRVDGFGNLHLEAAR
- a CDS encoding YggS family pyridoxal phosphate-dependent enzyme, encoding MLSSHEIAARLAEVRDRASGAARRARRDPGAIRIVLASKAQPPEAIRAAYAAGAREVGENYVQEAAAKQDALADLPDLRWHLIGHLQTNKAREAARRFALIHSLDSARVAAALARARPERRVPVLIEVNAADEATKRGVAADAVEPLLLAVRESVEVVGLMTIPPPAPAAEGARRYFAALRATRDRLAARTGLALSELSMGMTDDFEVAIEEGATIVRIGRAVFGERGR
- a CDS encoding zinc ribbon domain-containing protein; this translates as MPIYEYSCPRCGNFETTQRITEPPLKRCPTCKSKVERMLSRTSFILKGSGWYATDYGRSGKSGGESKSDSASANGSATASSSDGGSADKGGEKSASSGAGDKSTSAK
- a CDS encoding hydantoinase B/oxoprolinase family protein, whose protein sequence is MRLDPVALAVMNNRLAAIAEEMGVVLGLTGFSPNIKERRDFSCALFDARGELVAQAAHIPVHLGSTPLSVRAAIERLELGPGDVAAVNDPFAGGTHLPDLTLVMPIFLGDQRRPFAFAANRAHHADIGGMAPGSMALSTEIYQEGFRLPPVHLMRAGKPVRDVFELFFANTRVREEREGDLRAQIAALNVGSERLRALVQANGRARVTSAMAALKDYADRLMRTTLRRLRPGVYRAVDYLDDDGVGSGPIALRVAIRIGAGRAIVDFSGSAPQVRGSVNANYAITLSATFYVMKCLAAEAVPANEGLMRPIGVIAPPGSVVNALPPAAVAGGNVETSQRIVDVLMRALAEAAPDRIPAASSGSMSNLTIGGYDTMRQRHFSYYETIAGGAGAAPGHPGAAGLHTHMTNTLNTPIEALEAYYPMRVTEYRVRRGSGGNGAARGGDGLVRELECLVPATVSLLSERRVIAPWGLAGGAPGKTGVNYLVHDGRRVRLPGKFNRQVEAGERVRVETPGGGGWGHSSRR